One window of Nicotiana tomentosiformis chromosome 11, ASM39032v3, whole genome shotgun sequence genomic DNA carries:
- the LOC104091616 gene encoding cyclin-D5-1-like: protein MEECKVPTLTEYPREEYIFESRVIQRMELLVLDTLEWSIGCITPSNLINYFVSRFCINDSRKCVISRTVEIIFGALRDIKLMSVRPSVLAAAATLLVLNKSLTMEALEVEINVLPLNGILQIDDVFSCYNQMLYLNKEIYKSPKCLVSPQSSPNQLLRNGKLENSSVPSKRKSLTFLEIDQIDDKPQQKRLC from the exons ATGGAGGAATGCAAAGTGCCAACATTAACAGAATATCCCAGGGAAGAATACATTTTTGAGAGCAGAGTGATTCAGAGAATGGAGCTCTTGGTACTTGATACACTGGAATGGAGTATAGGGTGTATCACTCCTtctaatttaataaattattttgtaTCAAGATTTTGCATAAACGATTCAAGGAAATGTGTGATCTCCAGAACTGTGGAAATCATCTTTGGTGCTCTCAGAG ATATAAAGTTAATGAGTGTGAGACCATCTGTACTAGCAGCAGCGGCTACATTATTGGTACTAAATAAAAGTTTGACCATGGAAGCTTTAGAGGTTGAAATAAATGTCTTACCTTTGAATGGTATTCTTCAAATT GATGATGTGTTTTCTTGCTATAATCAAATGTTATACCTTAACAAGGAAATATATAAGTCACCCAAGTGCTTAGTATCTCCTCAATCGTCACCAAATCAACTGCTGAGGAATGGTAAATTAGAAAATTCTTCAGTTCCATCCAAAAGAAAGAGCCTCACTTTCCTGGAGATTGACCAAATTGATGATAAACCCCAGCAGAAGCGTCTATGCTAG